One region of Trichoderma breve strain T069 chromosome 7 map unlocalized scaffold00007, whole genome shotgun sequence genomic DNA includes:
- a CDS encoding phosphorylase superfamily domain-containing protein: MGGVISSPNNSTDSDDCLKLVLYTLPILKELISHLEKSLDPRDRRYGYLGNIYTAATVLNGHLGAIREAEKTHWFVGQIASLADLLEEVFDKVIDFALLQKEHESHDPSCRHPRLRAMQKLVPMSDNWKEGLARLHINPIENQTIAWGSLQDALERLSDELQRFGDDVPSIDRPQPPMTSLEPSGELVAFADRVFSSVHVTCNRCGGAPQRETYQCVCTLLDTHSKSRSEFWRLNIILDPIGEGMQSHKPDERRHKRETLQEEVDLNTLIASQAKRWTAMAKFTLSLTLCYSLFHFYGGSWTKERWSRKNIVFFGDGTQFPLRPFLSSDPQKLGGPLYDPDGYHKYPEFLELGVTLLEIHLGQKLESYLGYEEDITNYDDLWCKALELFKELRPDFISTVYRDAIQKCLMANFSISDTCDERMLRESLFNDIVKPLETEVGTIFKEFLSMDALDEEAERKINLGSKVHNMYHRPHAEITKTLSPQPNYDDVSSLLDKQHTSPQPQKAVLTISTIRSRPASRDDFEIAIVCALPLEYDAVCILIDEFWDEDGDQYGKATRDPNIYTTGRIGKHNIVLVLLPDMGKVGAASAAASLRLSFPELKLLLLTGICGGVPGPGTAKELVLGDVVLSTSVFQYDFGRRHGDKFVPKDTSTDSLGRPSKDIRSLLKICDTNRGRRQLEKQAAFYLEHIQNSASTEHSIEQYLCPGAANDKLFETTYVHKHNGEPHCLCRSPHETCDKRRIKHKLQLEQQGRHKEAQAPAILLGSIGSGDTVMRSSQDRDRIAEEHDLIAFEMEGAGAWDELPCIVVKGICDYADSHKNKMWQNFAAATAASVMKALLEKYT, from the exons ATGGGCGGCGTTATTTCATCTCCAAACAATAGCACGGATTCAGACGACTGCCTCAAGCTCGTCTTGTACACATTGCCTATCTTGAAGGAGCTCATCAGTCACTTGGAGAAGAGTTTGGATCCACGCGATAGGCGATATGGGTATTTAGGTAATATATACACGGCCGCCACGGTACTGAATGGCCATCTTGGCGCTATCAGAGAAGCCGAAAAGACACACTGGTTCGTAGGGCAGATCGCAAGTTTGGCCGACTTACTTGAGGAAGTCTTTGACAAGGTTATCGATTTTGCACTACTTCAAAAGGAACAT GAATCTCATGACCCATCATGCAGGCACCCTCGGCTTCGGGCTATGCAAAAGCTTGTCCCCATGTCTGACAACTGGAAAGAAGGATTAGCAAGATTACACATTAATCCCATCGAAAACCAAACCATCGCATGGGGCTCTCTACAAGATGCCTTGGAGAGGCTGTCGGATGAGCTTCAACGATTCGGAGATGATGTCCCGAGCATTGACAGACCACAACCACCCATGACTTCCCTAGAACCATCAGGTGAACTCGTTGCATTTGCCGATCGCGTCTTTTCCTCGGTGCACGTAACTTGTAACAGGTGTGGAGGTGCACCTCAGCGTGAA ACTTACCAATGCGTTTGCACCCTCCTAGATACTCATTCAAAATCCAGATCCGAATTCTGGAGGCTGAACATAATTTTGGACCCTATAGGTGAAGGTATGCAGAGCCATAAGCCTGATGAGAGAAGACACAAGCGTGAAACATTACAAGAAGAAGTGGATCTCAACACTCTCATAGCATCTCAAGCCAAAAGATGGACAGCAATGGCAAAATTCACTCTCAGTCTCACACTCTGCtactctctcttccatttctatGGGGGATCCTGGACGAAAGAACGATGGAGCCGAAAGAATATCGTATTCTTCGGGGACGGCACACAGTTCCCTTTGCGGCCCTTTTTATCATCTGATCCTCAAAAGTTGGGTGGTCCACTATATGATCCGGATGGTTACCACAAGTATCCCGAATTCCTTGAGCTCGGCGTGACTCTGCTTGAGATCCACCTTGGGCAAAAATTGGAGTCGTACCTGGGGTACGAAGAGGACATTACCAACTACGATGATCTCTGGTGCAAGGCTTTGGAACTATTCAAGGAGTTGCGGCCCGACTTCATTTCGACTGTATATCGGGATGCAATCCAAAAATGTCTTATGGCAAACTTTTCCATCAGTGACACGTGTGATGAGCGGATGCTGCGAGAATCGCTTTTCAACGATATCGTAAAGCCTCTTGAGACGGAAGTCGGGACGATCTTTAAAGAGTTTTTGTCGAtggatgctcttgatgaagaagcagaaaggAAAATTAACCTTGGATCAAAAGTACACAATATGTACCATCGTCCTCACGCCGAAATCACTAAAACACTCTCTCCTCAGCCGAACTACGATGATGTTTCCTCCCTGCTGGACAAGCAACACACATCACCTCAGCCTCAAAAGGCCGTTCTTACTATCTCTACAATCCGATCACGTCCAGCTTCCCGCGACGATTTCGAAATCGCAATCGTCTGTGCGCTGCCGCTCGAATATGACGCCGTCTGTATTCTCATAGATGAATTTtgggatgaggatggcgacCAGTATGGAAAGGCTACGCGAGACCCAAACATATATACAACTGGGAGGATCGGCAAGCATAACATTGTTCTAGTACTATTACCGGACATGGGGAAAGTTGGTGCGGCCAGTGCAGCCGCAAGTCTTCGATTGAGCTTTCCAGAACTGAAGCTTCTCCTGTTAACTGGTATATGTGGCGGGGTACCTGGTCCTGGAACTGCAAAAGAGCTTGTTCTTGGAGACGTCGTTCTGAGTACGTCCGTTTTTCAATACGATTTCGGGAGACGTCACGGCGATAAGTTCGTGCCCAAAGATACCTCAACAGACAGTCTTGGAAGGCCCAGCAAAGACATCCGAAGTCTGCTCAAAATTTGCGACACAAACCGCGGGAGAAGACAGCTTGAGAAGCAGGCAGCCTTCTACCTGGAGCATATACAGAACAGCGCCTCCACAGAGCACTCTATAGAACAGTATCTGTGTCCGGGAGCTGCAAATGATAAGCTATTTGAGACTACCTACGTTCACAAACACAACGGTGAACCGCACTGTCTCTGCAGAAGTCCTCACGAGACTTGTGACAA GCGTCGGATAAAGCATAAGCTTCAGCTGGAACAACAAGGACGTCACAAGGAGGCTCAAGCACCTGCGATACTTCTCGGATCCATAGGATCGGGAGACACGGTGATGAGGTCTAGTCAGGACCGCGATCGAATCGCTGAAGAACACGACCTTATCGCatttgagatggagggggcGGGCGCTTGGGATGAACTCCCTTGTATTGTTGTGAAAGGCATTTGCGACTATGCTGATAGCCACAAGAATAAGATGTGGCAgaactttgctgctgctacggCAGCATCGGTTATGAAAGCCCTTCTTGAGAAGTACACATAG
- a CDS encoding NACHT domain-containing protein codes for MVADKLSQPTSRDEFEIAIVCTRALEYDAVCFLLDGFWDMDGDPFGRARGDLNTYTTGYMGKYNIVVVLLCNSGKANAASTSASLRSSYPCIELLLLTGICEGVPDANEEELLLGDVIISETVIQYDLSSPFHHALKRRSTLEDRQGRANNNIRKFIANFKTEMGLQRLEEKATLHLEQIQSLVSEAKYRQRHKGATYMYPGFETDILFESTHCHRHYNSSQLCDEARNLDCEQTGCGLRTLKHRDRLHQKSLLELKAAQIPSIFFGRFGSGDTAFNSGVHRDSLAKTHGIIAFEMEGAGIWDELPCIIVKGVSDYGDGHKTRKWAEWQNFAAATSASVARALIERYPQTDKSPVTELKADQVHSQLQENRTCLDALFITNPEDDKQRIEDTKGGLLLDAYIWIIRNEEFVQWLDDPETRLLWIKGDPGKGKTMLLCGIINELKTTSSRGNIYYFLCQATDNRLNNASAILRGLLHMMVVQYPALISYIRHEYDKSGKSAFEGVNSWIILSRIFEQMLKDDLLKSREPIFIIDALDECVVDSTQFLEIIVRLSTSSSQAKWLVSSRNEADIQESLATAENKSTVSLELNAESVSNAISTYIRHKVQLLANRKGYKQPTREKIERYLSNNANGTFLWVALISLQGLINSMKG; via the exons ATGGTGGCAGACAAACTGTCTCAGCCAACTAGCAGAGACGAATTCGAGATTGCAATCGTCTGTACAAGGGCACTCGAATATGATGCTGTCTGTTTTCTCTTGGATGGTTTTTGGGACATGGATGGTGACCCATTCGGCAGAGCCCGGGGTGATCTAAACACCTACACCACAGGATACATGGGCAAATATAATATTGTTGTGGTGCTCCTCTGCAATTCAGGCAAAGCCAACGCAGCTAGTACATCAGCTAGTCTTCGTTCGAGTTATCCTTGCATTGAACTCCTACTTCTTACCGGAATATGCGAGGGCGTCCCAGATGCAAATGAGGAAGAATTGCTTCTTGGCGATGTAATCATCAGCGAAACAGTCATCCAGTATGATCTCAGCAGCCCGTTTCATCATGCACttaagagaagaagcactCTTGAGGATCGTCAAGGGCGCGCGAACAACAATATCCGAAAGTTTATCGCCAATTTTAAAACCGAGATGGGACTACAGCGCCTAGAGGAGAAGGCAACATTGCATCTAGAGCAGATCCAGAGTCTTGTTTCGGAGGCGAAGTATCGACAAAGACACAAAGGGgcaacatacatgtaccctGGTTTTGAAACCGATATTCTCTTCGAGTCAACTCATTGCCACAGACATTACAATTCATCACAAT TGTGTGATGAAGCCAGAAATTTGGACTGTGAACAGACTGGTTGCGGACTCAGAACTTTGAAACATCGAGATCGTCTACACCAAAAGAGCCTGCTGGAGTTGAAGGCCGCACAAATTCCGTCCATATTTTTCGGACGCTTTGGTTCCGGCGACACGGCCTTCAACTCAGGTGTCCACCGCGACTCCCTGGCTAAAACACACGGCATCATCGcttttgagatggaaggcGCTGGAATCTGGGACGAGCTGCCATGCATCATTGTCAAGGGTGTGAGTGATTATGGAGATGGtcacaagacaagaaaatgGGCAGAGTGGCAAAACTTCGCCGCCGCAACTTCTGCGTCGGTTGCAAGGGCTTTAATTGAGCGCTACCCCCAGACTGATAAATCGCCTGTCACAGAGCTGAAGGCCGATCAAGTGCATTCTCAGCTCCAAGAGAACAGAACTTGTCTAGATGCATTGTTTATCACAAACCCTGAGGATGATAAGCAGCGTATCGAAGACACAAAGGGAGGGTTGCTTCTGGATGCATATATCTGGATCATACGCAACGAGGAGTTCGTACAGTGGCTCGACGACCCTGAAACTCGTCTACTGTGGATCAAGGGCGATCCgggcaaaggaaaaacaaTGCTACTATGCGGCATTATTAACGAGCTAAAGACGACGAGCTCCAGAGGCAACATCTATTACTTTCTCTGCCAAGCGACAGATAACCGCCTTAACAATGCTTCGGCGATACTACGTGGCTTGTTGCATATGATGGTTGTCCAGTACCCGGCACTTATCTCTTATATCAGACATGAGTACGACAAGTCAGGAAAGTCAGCATTTGAAGGTGTCAATTCCTGGATCATCCTATCACGGATATTTGAACAGATGCTCAAGGATGATTTATTAAAATCGAGGGAGCCAATCTTTATTATCGATGCGCTAGACGAGTGTGTGGTGGATTCCACACAATTCCTTGAAATCATAGTGAGAttgtcgacatcatcctctcAGGCGAAATGGCTCGTATCAAGTCGCAATGAGGCAGATATTCAAGAGTCGCTGGCAACCGCAGAGAACAAATCGACTGTAAGCCTCGAGCTTAATGCAGAATCTGTGTCAAATGCTATATCTACCTACATTCGACATAAAGTGCAGCTTCTAGCCAACAGGAAGGGTTATAAACAACCtacaagagaaaagatcGAGAGATATCTCTCTAATAATGCAAACGGAACTTTTCTCTGGGTTGCATTA ATTTCCCTCCAGGGCTTAATCAACTCTATGAAAGGATGA
- a CDS encoding magnesium transporter NIPA domain-containing protein, translating into MGPDFTESTLPTWTSVFTAPTATSTSSLGAGDSPGRDDDEDALQRWSSLIGIITAIVGNVLIALALNVQRYAHTRLHKERKRLKQEARAALKRAHSSSSNGSTQVGVYGTIISDDTGDHYQNGRSSTNGNGHERGLYDDPSDDEHDFAEDEPLMASFQSSATTASSDTNTKSDKKPSSNYLKSPYWWLGQILITLGEAGNFLAYGFAPASIVSPLGVVALVSNCIIAPAMFHEKFRVRDFWGVVIAVSGVVTVVLSANQEETKLNPHDVWGAITTMEFEIYLGVTTFLIIVLMWASRIYGKRTILIDLGLVGLFGGYTALATKGVSSMLSTSFVGAFTTPVTYALIFILLSTAIMQIRYVNKALSRFDSTQVIPIQFVMFTLCVIIGSAVLYRDFEKTNKKQAAKFVGGCLLTFFGVFLITSGRDHRDDDEDMLSETDGIEETIGLMQHDGTASSSALPQPQHDQRRLSMPTPKTPSRRSSRMSRVSFADRVKSDSPHGALEPPSTHYFESAHSPAHLSGDEAHVLVNNPWQGLSGLGSTPVQPHPLSSFKEPQVTPSHSTDRPVTPRAAHITTAVKDVILRENDSPEATASSLRRIRSSIRASLFFNSDDEDALIPERIAEEPIIPYSDDNLPQALGHEDAGPSTDAKISRGRARSLSDTIGEFFRPKKQKKAEAAEEDEHLLDGDDEQQSSRSP; encoded by the exons ATGGGACCAGATTTCACAGAGTCGACTCTGCCGACGTGGACGAGCGTATTCACAGCACCGACAGcgacaagcacaagcagccTGGGAGCCGGAGACAGCCCGGGGcgagacgacgacgaagatgcccTGCAGCGGTGGTCGTCCCTGATTGGCATCATCACGGCCATTGTCGGCAACGTGCTGATTGCACTTGCTCTCAACGTCCAGAGATATGCGCACACACGGCTGCACAAGGAGCGCAAAAGGCTAAAACAAGAGGCTCGGGCAGCCTTGAAGCGAGCGCATAGCAGTAGTAGCAATGGGAGCACGCAGGTCGGCGTCTACggcaccatcatcagcgacGATACAGGAGATCATTACCAAAATGGCCGTTCAAGTACAAACGGAAACGGCCACGAGAGAGGGCTGTACGATGACCCCTCGGACGACGAGCACGATTTCGCCGAAGACGAGCCCCTGATGGCCTCGTTTCAGTCCAGCGCAACGACGGCGAGCTCCGATACCAATACCAAATCAGACAAAAAGCCATCCTCAAACTATCTAAAATCGCCATACTGGTGGCTCGGCCAGATCTTGATAACGTTGGGAGAAGCAGGCAATTTCCTAGCGTATGGCTTTGCGCCGGCCTCCATCGTCTCGCCTCTCGGAGTCGTTGCGCTGGTGTCCAACTGCATCATTGCACCCGCCATGTTTCACGAAAAGTTTAGAGTTCGCGATTTTTGGGGCGTTGTCATTGCTGTTTCTGGCGTTGTCACCGTCGTATTGAGTGCGAATCAGGAGGAGACGAAACTGAATCCCCACGACGTCTGGGGAGCAATTACCACGATGGAATTCGAAATCTACCTTGGCGTTACGACGTTTCTCATCATCGTGCTCATGTGGGCTAGCAGAATATATGGAAAACGCACTATCCTGATTGACCTCGGCCTTGTCGGCCTCTTTG GTGGATATACGGCCTTGGCCACCAAAGGTGTATCATCGATGCTCTCCACCAGCTTTGTTGGGGCTTTCACAACGCCTGTAACATATGCCCTCATATTTATCCTACTATCGACTGCCATTATGCAGATTCGCTATGTCAACAAGGCTCTATCTCGCTTCGACTCGACTCAAGTCATCCCCATTCAGTTCGTCATGTTCACACTGTGtgtcatcatcggcagcGCAGTGTTGTATCGCGATTTCGAAAAGACGAACAAGAAGCAGGCCGCCAAGTTTGTCGGTGGCTGTCTTCTCACATTCTTTGGCGTCTTTCTCATTACTAGTGGAAGAGACCacagagatgatgacgaggacatgCTCTCCGAGACTGACGGCATCGAAGAAACTATTGGGCTGATGCAGCACGACGGTACCGCCTCATCTTCTGCGCTTCCACAACCTCAGCATGATCAGCGGCGCCTCAGCATGCCGACTCCTAAAACACCCTCTCGCCGATCTAGTAGAATGTCGCGAGTGAGTTTCGCCGACAGAGTCAAGTCCGATTCGCCTCATGGCGCCCTTGAACCTCCATCAACGCATTATTTCGAATCAGCACACTCTCCAGCGCATCTCAGCGGCGACGAAGCACATGTTCTTGTAAATAACCCATGGCAAGGCCT GTCTGGATTGGGTTCAACGCCTGTACAACCACATCCTCTCTCATCTTTCAAGGAGCCTCAGGTGACTCCATCACATTCCACCGATCGACCCGTAACACCTCGGGCGGCACATA TCACCACAGCAGTCAAGGATGTCATACTTCGGGAAAACGACAGCCCAGAGGCGACTGCATCATCTCTACGACGCATACGATCCAGCATTCGAGCGAGTCTATTCTTCAAtagcgatgacgaggatgcccTCATACCCGAGCGCATCGCGGAAGAGCCCATCATTCCTTACTCAGACGACAATCTACCCCAAGCACTAGGCCATGAAGATGCTGGGCCGAGCACAGACGCGAAAATCTCAAGGGGGAGAGCACGGAGTCTGAGCGACACAATTGGAGAGTTTTTCCGGCCTaaaaagcagaagaaggccgaggcggccgaagaagacgaacaTTTATTagatggcgacgacgagcagcAATCAAGTCGCAGTCCATAA